In Acidimicrobiales bacterium, a genomic segment contains:
- the nadA gene encoding quinolinate synthase NadA, which yields MLRLQTPLPERYTGASPEELAGRIGAAKAALGPRLLVLGHHYQRDEVMRWADARGDSFGLSRTAADRHDADFVVFCGVHFMAESADILTSAHQAVLLPDLNAGCSMADMADVESVEEAWEELATVTDVERIVPITYMNSSAALKAFVGRQGGAVCTSSNARAVLTWALGIDGSEPRGDKVLFFPDQHLGRNTGHQLGFTEDDMRVWNPRRPLGGLEGPDVKEATFLLWKGHCSVHQRFRPEHVEAFRAEHPEGVVIAHPECAREVVELADQVGSTDFIIRAVGEVPAGTAVAVATEIHLVQRLAHEHPDLSVVSLDPLICPCSTMFRIDDAHLAWVLEGLVDGDVRNRITVDEETARWARVALERMLEIV from the coding sequence ATGCTGCGACTCCAGACACCGCTCCCCGAGCGCTATACGGGCGCGTCGCCAGAAGAGCTGGCCGGGCGGATCGGGGCGGCCAAGGCCGCCCTCGGGCCGAGATTGCTCGTCCTCGGCCACCACTACCAGCGGGACGAGGTGATGCGGTGGGCCGATGCCCGGGGTGACTCGTTCGGCCTCTCCCGCACGGCCGCCGACCGTCATGACGCCGACTTCGTCGTCTTCTGCGGCGTCCATTTCATGGCCGAGTCGGCGGACATCCTGACCAGCGCCCACCAGGCCGTGTTGCTCCCCGATCTCAACGCCGGGTGCTCGATGGCCGACATGGCCGACGTCGAGTCAGTCGAGGAGGCCTGGGAGGAGCTGGCCACCGTCACCGACGTGGAGCGGATCGTCCCGATCACCTACATGAACTCATCGGCGGCCCTCAAGGCGTTCGTCGGTCGTCAGGGCGGGGCGGTGTGCACGTCCTCGAACGCCCGGGCGGTGCTCACCTGGGCCCTCGGCATCGACGGCTCCGAGCCCAGGGGCGACAAGGTTCTCTTCTTCCCCGACCAGCACCTGGGGCGCAACACGGGTCACCAGCTCGGCTTCACCGAGGACGACATGCGCGTGTGGAACCCCCGGCGCCCGCTAGGAGGTCTGGAGGGCCCGGACGTGAAGGAGGCCACGTTCCTCCTGTGGAAGGGCCACTGCTCGGTCCATCAGCGCTTCCGACCCGAACATGTGGAGGCCTTCCGGGCCGAGCATCCCGAAGGCGTGGTGATTGCCCATCCCGAGTGCGCGCGCGAGGTGGTGGAGCTGGCGGACCAGGTGGGTTCGACCGACTTCATCATCCGGGCCGTGGGCGAGGTACCGGCGGGCACCGCGGTCGCGGTTGCCACCGAGATCCACCTCGTCCAGCGCCTGGCCCACGAGCATCCTGATCTGTCGGTTGTCTCGCTGGACCCGTTGATCTGCCCGTGCTCGACGATGTTCCGCATCGATGACGCCCACCTGGCCTGGGTGCTCGAGGGACTCGTGGACGGCGATGTGCGCAATCGCATCACCGTCGACGAGGAGACGGCCCGCTGGGCCCGAGTGGCGCTGGAGCGGATGCTCGAGATCGTCTAG